The following are encoded in a window of Mycobacteroides chelonae CCUG 47445 genomic DNA:
- a CDS encoding GNAT family N-acetyltransferase → MDGSESTTTVADAPDNHRFEITADDERAGFTEYLDTALSGTKVRIFYHTEIDEKFGGRGLAGTLVESALKSTRSTGRRIVPVCPYVRKFVGKHHEFDDIVDPVTPEALAAVEARQG, encoded by the coding sequence ATGGACGGATCCGAATCCACCACCACGGTCGCCGACGCACCCGATAACCACCGATTCGAGATAACGGCAGACGACGAACGCGCGGGCTTCACCGAATACCTGGATACCGCGCTGAGCGGCACGAAGGTGCGGATTTTCTATCACACGGAGATCGACGAGAAGTTCGGCGGCCGCGGCCTCGCCGGGACACTCGTTGAGTCGGCCCTGAAATCCACACGGTCCACCGGGCGCAGGATCGTGCCGGTGTGCCCGTACGTCCGGAAATTCGTCGGCAAGCACCATGAGTTCGACGACATCGTCGACCCGGTGACACCGGAGGCACTGGCCGCGGTCGAGGCCCGCCAGGGATGA
- a CDS encoding carboxymuconolactone decarboxylase family protein, with the protein MTAKRVYIDKQTPSVYQGLTKAAAELRVQATEAGLSRTTLELVNIRVSQLNRCLFCLDLHTRVALEEGESAQRIAVLPVWQEAELFTDVERAALTIAEAVTEVTAGHLTDEQYAAAREHLSDDQVSVLVWSAIMINTFNRISILSRHPIKRR; encoded by the coding sequence ATGACCGCGAAGCGCGTCTACATCGACAAGCAGACTCCGTCCGTCTACCAGGGGCTGACCAAAGCCGCCGCCGAACTCCGCGTCCAGGCCACCGAGGCCGGGCTCTCGCGAACAACGCTGGAATTGGTCAATATTCGCGTATCCCAACTCAATCGCTGCCTGTTCTGTCTCGATCTGCACACCCGGGTCGCACTCGAGGAAGGTGAGTCAGCTCAGCGGATCGCAGTACTGCCGGTGTGGCAGGAGGCCGAGTTGTTCACCGATGTCGAGCGCGCGGCCCTGACGATCGCCGAAGCCGTGACGGAGGTCACCGCAGGCCACCTCACCGATGAGCAGTACGCCGCCGCGCGGGAGCATCTCTCCGACGATCAGGTATCAGTGCTGGTCTGGTCGGCCATCATGATCAACACGTTCAATCGGATCTCGATTCTGAGCCGCCACCCGATCAAGCGGCGCTGA
- a CDS encoding 1,4-dihydroxy-2-naphthoyl-CoA synthase, translating into MTQDDGQTANPFDPTRWQPVAGFEDLTDITYHRHVSQGTVRIAFDRPEVRNAFRPHTVDELYRTLDHARMTSDVGAVLLTGNGPSPKDGGWAFCSGGDQRIRGRTGYQYAGGETAETVDPGRAGRLHILEVQRLIRFMPKVVIALVNGWAAGGGHSLHVVCDLTLASREHARFKQTDADVGSFDGGYGSAYLAKMVGQKFAREIFFLGRPYTAEQIHHMGAVNEVVDHEHLETVALEWTAAINEKSPQAQRMLKYAFNLTDDGLVGQQLFAGEATRLAYMTDEAVEGRDSFLEKRKPDWSPYPWHY; encoded by the coding sequence ATGACCCAAGACGACGGGCAGACCGCCAATCCCTTTGACCCGACTCGCTGGCAGCCGGTGGCGGGATTCGAGGATCTGACCGACATCACCTATCACCGGCACGTCAGCCAAGGGACCGTCCGGATCGCGTTCGACCGGCCCGAGGTGCGCAATGCCTTCCGGCCGCACACCGTCGATGAGCTCTACCGAACCCTGGACCACGCCCGGATGACCTCCGATGTCGGGGCGGTGCTTCTCACCGGGAACGGCCCCAGCCCCAAGGACGGCGGCTGGGCATTCTGCTCCGGCGGCGATCAGCGCATCCGGGGCCGCACCGGCTACCAGTACGCCGGGGGCGAGACCGCCGAGACTGTGGACCCGGGCCGGGCGGGCCGCCTGCATATTCTGGAGGTGCAGCGCCTCATCCGCTTTATGCCAAAGGTGGTGATCGCCTTGGTGAATGGGTGGGCCGCCGGTGGTGGACACAGCCTGCACGTGGTGTGCGACCTGACCTTGGCCAGCCGCGAACACGCGCGCTTCAAGCAGACCGACGCCGATGTGGGCAGCTTCGACGGTGGCTACGGCAGCGCCTACCTGGCCAAGATGGTCGGGCAGAAATTCGCCCGTGAGATCTTCTTCCTGGGCCGCCCCTACACGGCCGAACAGATACATCACATGGGCGCCGTCAACGAGGTCGTTGACCACGAACACCTGGAGACGGTCGCGCTGGAGTGGACCGCCGCCATCAACGAGAAGTCGCCCCAGGCACAACGAATGCTCAAGTACGCCTTCAACCTCACCGATGACGGGCTGGTCGGGCAGCAGCTGTTCGCCGGTGAGGCAACACGATTGGCCTACATGACCGATGAGGCGGTCGAGGGCCGTGACTCATTCCTGGAGAAGCGCAAGCCGGACTGGTCGCCCTACCCCTGGCACTACTAA
- a CDS encoding SDR family oxidoreductase: MGSLAGKTIIMSGGSRGIGLAIALRAARDGANVAIMAKTAEPHPKLPGTIYTAAEEIEAAGGQALAILGDVRDDEVVASAVAQTVERFGGIDIVVNNASALNLAPSESISMKAYDLMQDINARGAFSLSKSAIGALKEADNPHILTLSPPITLEPKWFDQTTTAYTISKFSMSLVAIGLAHELREYGIASNSLWPRTTIDTAAIRNILGAELVARCRSAEIMADAAYEILIKPSREVTGNSFIDDEVLTEAGVTDFSKYRQCAEEDLELDFWMERAGR, translated from the coding sequence ATGGGATCGCTGGCAGGTAAGACCATCATCATGTCGGGAGGCAGCCGCGGCATTGGGCTGGCGATCGCACTGCGGGCCGCGCGTGACGGTGCGAATGTCGCGATCATGGCGAAGACGGCCGAGCCGCATCCGAAGCTTCCCGGCACCATCTACACCGCCGCCGAAGAGATCGAGGCCGCCGGAGGTCAGGCGCTGGCGATCCTCGGCGACGTCCGTGACGACGAGGTGGTCGCCTCGGCCGTGGCCCAGACGGTCGAGCGTTTCGGTGGGATCGACATTGTGGTCAACAATGCCAGTGCCTTGAATCTGGCTCCCTCGGAATCGATTTCGATGAAGGCCTATGACCTGATGCAGGACATCAACGCCCGGGGCGCCTTCTCGCTGTCGAAGTCGGCGATCGGTGCGCTCAAGGAGGCGGACAACCCGCACATCCTGACCCTGTCGCCGCCGATCACGCTGGAACCCAAGTGGTTCGATCAGACCACGACCGCGTACACGATCTCGAAGTTCTCCATGAGCCTGGTGGCCATCGGGCTGGCGCATGAACTGCGTGAGTACGGCATCGCGTCGAACTCGCTGTGGCCCCGCACCACGATCGATACCGCCGCTATCCGCAACATCCTCGGCGCAGAGCTGGTGGCGCGCTGTCGCTCGGCCGAGATCATGGCCGACGCCGCGTACGAGATCCTGATCAAGCCCAGCCGCGAGGTGACCGGAAACAGCTTCATCGACGACGAGGTGCTCACCGAGGCCGGCGTCACCGACTTCTCGAAGTACCGCCAATGCGCCGAAGAGGACCTCGAACTCGACTTCTGGATGGAGCGCGCCGGGCGGTAA
- a CDS encoding SDR family oxidoreductase has protein sequence MSKNSVSKRLNTAFARALMQPFPSPSLIRAKFDANYGVSVKDKRVLITGASSGIGEEAAYQFGKLGAKVIVVARREDLLNEVAARITAAGGTADAIACDLSDLDAIDKLVQTVNERHGGIDILVNNAGRSIRRKTYESLDRWHDAERTMQLNYFSPLRLIRGFAPGMVERRSGHIINVATWGVLTDVVPQFAVYNASKAALSTVSRIVDAEYGKYNVHTSTLYFPLVRTPMIAPTEAYTNAAALTSAEAAEWMVLAVRTRPVRIAPRISVMSAATNAVAPSLVTKVAMSGRETL, from the coding sequence GTGAGTAAGAACTCGGTGAGCAAGCGACTCAACACCGCCTTTGCGCGCGCCCTGATGCAGCCTTTCCCCAGCCCATCGCTCATTCGGGCGAAGTTCGACGCAAACTACGGTGTCTCGGTCAAGGACAAGCGCGTCCTCATCACCGGCGCATCCTCGGGTATCGGCGAGGAGGCCGCATACCAATTCGGCAAGCTCGGCGCCAAGGTCATCGTGGTGGCGCGGCGTGAAGACCTGCTGAACGAGGTCGCCGCGCGCATCACCGCCGCCGGCGGCACCGCGGATGCCATCGCATGCGACCTGTCCGACCTGGACGCCATCGACAAGCTGGTGCAGACCGTGAACGAGCGCCACGGCGGCATCGACATCCTGGTCAACAACGCCGGTCGCTCCATCCGGCGCAAGACCTACGAGTCTCTGGATCGCTGGCATGACGCCGAGCGGACCATGCAGCTCAACTACTTCTCGCCCCTGCGGCTGATCCGCGGGTTCGCACCCGGCATGGTCGAACGTCGCAGCGGCCACATCATCAACGTCGCGACCTGGGGAGTGCTCACGGACGTGGTGCCGCAGTTCGCGGTGTACAACGCCTCCAAGGCCGCGCTCTCGACGGTGAGCCGCATCGTGGATGCCGAATACGGCAAGTACAACGTGCACACCAGCACGCTCTACTTCCCCTTGGTGCGTACCCCGATGATCGCGCCGACCGAGGCATACACCAACGCAGCGGCGCTGACCTCCGCGGAGGCCGCGGAGTGGATGGTGCTGGCGGTCCGTACCCGGCCGGTGCGTATCGCCCCGCGAATTTCGGTGATGTCGGCCGCCACCAACGCAGTGGCCCCCAGCCTGGTGACAAAGGTGGCAATGTCGGGGCGCGAAACCCTTTAA
- a CDS encoding VOC family protein, with translation MEILSSRILLRPKDYDATLAFYRDTLGLAIARDYGAGMVFFAGQSLIEIAGHGRADGPLTAFPGALWLQVRDVYATQTELESRGASISRAAQQEPWGLHEMHVAAPDGVTLIFVQIPPDHPLRKDTRR, from the coding sequence ATGGAGATATTGTCCAGCCGAATTTTGTTGCGGCCTAAGGACTATGACGCGACGCTGGCGTTCTACCGGGACACCCTGGGGCTCGCCATCGCACGCGACTACGGAGCCGGCATGGTGTTTTTCGCCGGACAGTCCCTCATCGAGATCGCCGGGCACGGCCGCGCCGACGGCCCCCTCACCGCATTTCCGGGTGCCCTCTGGCTCCAGGTACGCGACGTGTATGCGACGCAGACCGAGCTGGAGAGCCGCGGTGCCTCGATAAGCCGTGCCGCACAGCAAGAGCCGTGGGGTTTGCATGAAATGCATGTGGCGGCACCTGACGGTGTCACGCTGATCTTCGTGCAGATCCCACCGGACCACCCATTACGCAAAGACACCCGGCGGTAG
- a CDS encoding inorganic phosphate transporter gives MDATMIILVLLIATALAFDFTNGFHDTGNAMATSIATGALKPKTAVLLAGVLNLVGAFLSVEVAVTVTTSVIKVQDSKTGHLLPNITPSMGLTIIFAGLIGGILWNLLTWLFGIPSSSSHALFGGLIGAALAAIGLSGVKWDGILQKVIIPAFAAPLIAGLVAAAGTWLVYRITRNVVKKRREEGFRWGQIATASLVALSHGTNDAQKTMGVIALALITTGHLSGNVKETGLPFWIIASCAIAIGLGTYLGGWRVIRTLGKGLVEIESPQGLAAEASSAAIILSSSAAGMALSTTHVATGSILGSGVGKPGAEVRWAVAGRMVLAWLVTLPAAGIVGALSYWLSKGVGDLTTPMVGDLIIFALLVGLSGYMWWRAQQEKVDSSNVNADWDDSTNSVVPADVREAKTEASGESKDASKKDSANDTASV, from the coding sequence ATGGACGCAACCATGATCATTCTGGTGCTGTTGATCGCAACGGCACTGGCCTTCGACTTCACCAACGGGTTTCATGACACCGGTAACGCCATGGCGACGTCCATCGCAACGGGTGCCCTCAAGCCCAAGACTGCGGTTCTGCTTGCTGGCGTCCTGAACCTTGTCGGCGCCTTCCTCTCTGTCGAGGTCGCCGTCACGGTGACCACCTCGGTTATCAAGGTGCAAGACAGCAAGACAGGTCATCTGCTGCCCAACATCACCCCGTCCATGGGCCTGACGATCATCTTCGCGGGCCTCATCGGCGGCATCCTGTGGAACCTGCTGACCTGGCTCTTCGGTATCCCGTCCAGCTCGTCGCACGCGCTCTTCGGTGGCCTTATCGGTGCCGCCCTCGCCGCCATCGGTCTCTCGGGCGTGAAGTGGGACGGCATCCTGCAGAAGGTCATCATCCCTGCGTTCGCCGCCCCCCTCATCGCGGGTCTGGTCGCGGCCGCCGGCACCTGGCTGGTCTACCGCATCACCCGCAACGTGGTGAAGAAGCGTCGCGAAGAGGGCTTCCGCTGGGGCCAGATCGCCACCGCTTCCCTGGTTGCGCTCTCGCACGGAACCAACGACGCGCAGAAGACCATGGGTGTCATCGCGCTGGCGCTCATCACCACCGGCCACCTGAGCGGAAACGTCAAGGAGACCGGCCTGCCGTTCTGGATCATCGCCAGCTGCGCCATCGCGATCGGCCTCGGGACCTACCTCGGTGGATGGCGTGTCATCCGGACCCTGGGCAAGGGTCTCGTCGAGATCGAATCGCCTCAGGGTCTGGCTGCCGAAGCGTCCTCGGCCGCGATCATCCTGAGCTCCAGCGCCGCCGGTATGGCCCTGTCCACCACACACGTGGCCACCGGTTCCATCCTGGGTAGTGGTGTCGGCAAGCCCGGTGCCGAGGTGCGCTGGGCCGTAGCCGGCCGCATGGTGCTGGCCTGGCTGGTCACCTTGCCCGCCGCCGGTATCGTCGGCGCGCTGTCCTACTGGCTCTCCAAGGGCGTCGGCGATCTCACCACGCCGATGGTCGGCGACCTGATCATCTTCGCCCTGCTGGTCGGGCTCTCCGGTTACATGTGGTGGCGTGCCCAGCAGGAGAAGGTCGACTCGAGCAACGTCAACGCCGATTGGGACGACTCCACCAACTCGGTGGTGCCCGCCGATGTCCGCGAGGCCAAGACCGAAGCGTCCGGCGAGAGCAAGGATGCCTCGAAGAAGGACTCCGCCAACGACACGGCCTCGGTCTAA